Proteins found in one Plasmodium chabaudi chabaudi strain AS genome assembly, chromosome: 5 genomic segment:
- a CDS encoding RNA-binding protein 34, putative, producing MEESTKCEIQPKAENCNEKKDGNNTEKVTKHNNLNNSSVNKKNKNKNKNKNTNTNKYKQAKKTNDLKRINKNKNKKNKKNEKNKSSKNVGKNKRNGKGEQINSIVDFLKKNESKRVQKEGIKELKKNGEKQSVEISQQKRDKKKEKKKEKKNNSTIEEKNERTVFVGNIPLNDVSNLKLLKILGINKSLVESVRFRSLPLEEKYANNKKLGVMLKKFTDVKDNKNALIRMKRKEDVSLLLKKNGTVYNGYVLRVNKFGDQSNFSRKKSVCVKNLDRSLSEKDLYELFKGVDEIKGVRILRDLENSQSRGVAFILFENRDSVKKAIDLFNGKEVKDRVITVEKVLQEKESDKNDKSKFDFKRRGPNNFKNFKPKNKNRFKQRQN from the exons atggaAGAAAGCACAAAATGTGAGATCCAACCAAAAGCTGAAAACTGtaacgaaaaaaaagatggaAATAATACTGAAAAAGTTACAAAACATAACAATTTAAACAATTCCagtgtaaataaaaaaaacaaaaacaagAACAAAAACAAGAACACGAACACGAACAAATATAAGCAAGCCAAAAAAACGAACGACTTAAAACGTatcaacaaaaataaaaataaaaaaaataaaaaaaacgaaaaaaataaaagcagTAAAAATGTAGGAAAAAACAAGAGAAATGGAAAGGGAGAACAAATTAATTCCATCGTcgattttttgaaaaaaaacgaatcAAAGCGTGTGCAAAAAGAGG GAATTAAAgagttgaaaaaaaacggaGAAAAGCAGTCCGTAGAAATTAGCCAACAAAAAAgggacaaaaaaaaagaaaaaaaaaaagaaaaaaagaataatagCACTATTGAAG aGAAAAACGAGCGAACCGTATTTGTGGGTAATATCCCTTTAAATGACGTAAGCAATTTGAAGTTGTTAAAAATACTAGGAATTAACAAGTCATTAGTTGAATCG gTACGATTTCGATCACTACCTTTGgaagaaaaatatgcaaacaACAAGAAGCTTGGTGTCATGCTAAAAAAGTTCACG GATGTGAAGGATAACAAAAATGCATTAATACGGATGAAGAGGAAAGAAGATGTTTCTTTacttttgaaaaaaaat ggAACTGTATATAATGGATATGTTTTACGAGTAAACAAATTTGGTGACCAAAGTAATTTTAGTAGAAAAAAATCCGTATGCgttaaaaatttagataGGAGTTTAAGCGAAAAGGATTTgtatgaattatttaaggGTGTTGACGAAATAAAAG GTGTCCGCATATTAAGGGATTTAGAAAATAGCCAGTCAAGG GGTGTCgctttcatattatttgagAATAGAGATTCCGTTAAAAAGGCAATAGATTTGTTCAACGGAAAAGAAGTAAAA gaTAGAGTAATTACTGTTGAAAAAGTATTACAGGAAAAAGAAAGCGATAAAAATG aCAAATCAAAGTTTGACTTTAAAAGGAGAGGgccaaataattttaaaaattttaaaccaaaaaacaaaaatcgTTTTAAACAACGCCAAAATTAG
- a CDS encoding flagellar outer arm dynein-associated protein, putative yields the protein MSESEEILNRIKSYRGVVGVLVVNNEGLIIKSTFDQQQSDLHASLLTQLSTKARDIIRELDPQNDISFLRLRSKKHEIMIAPDKDYTLIVVQNPYADKDKD from the exons ATg AGTGAATCagaagaaatattaaatcGAATTAAAAGCTATAGAGGGGTAGTAGGAGTTTTAGTAGTCAACAACGAAggattaataataaaaagtacTTTTGATCAACAGCAATCTGATTTACATGCGTCTTTACTTACACAGTTGTCAACAAAAGCACGAGATATAATAAGAGAGCTTGACCCACAg AATGATATAAGTTTCTTGCGACTTCGATCGAAGAAACATGAAATAATGATAGCACCAGACAAGGACTACACTCTAATCGTTGTTCAAAATCCATATGCTGACAAGGACAAAGATTAA
- a CDS encoding cytoplasmic dynein intermediate chain, putative → MDSDVEYDILKPIDEEERIRLQNKLNEQRIELEEKKKYLEELKKSSENGILASSKITNIENIPDPDEMVKKFIEELQKEQDEDEINSKDQIKDNNHNNIKHIENHRINRNAKSDMFHAKQRSIEEYVDKSFLFKKKASVKNFNFKINKINEEKSIHIEKKMITNFDKSVQVDIISEKDEKGLDTKNSIKIGTKNGYEKTRGCQIKPTETEKIIGDKAGSGKDENDKDENDKDENKRDDDESGSPRIDEERQRNIIKSKSFNQFIEKCSKIIERYMGEQEMFNATLNFDTNKFKNKSKDSEDCEKLKLINKYYCKTYTNNRPITDVKTCNIYSELFLASYGASETGSYNDPDGYVLVWNSLMSNRPEYTLISQSPVCTCLFNKFNPYIVIGGTYTGNILLWDIRINQKKSIHKTILSSQGHLHPIYCAEIIGTQNSHNLISIDTDGRLCNWSLSMLTYPSDIVDLKKANKEISCSCFSFQEGEINTLYGGAEDGSIFQAQIHGNKTGITETYNIHGGPLTSMQFHPFIEGMEDNNDLMLTSSVDWTCKLLSIKNPENVLFTFDGFDDYIMDIKWSPVHPGIFATCTSNSKIQLWNISNDIENSYYETVLNVKAVNKIAWSYDGKKLIAADSSGFLTLWNTSSDIYQPRSDEIAKFDKQIEKLKSNYTEFDLPEVEGV, encoded by the coding sequence ATGGATAGTGATGTGGAATATGATATACTTAAACCAATTGATGAAGAAGAAAGAATAAGATTACAAAATAAGTTAAATGAGCAAAGGATAGAattagaagaaaaaaaaaaatatttggaagaattaaaaaaatctaGCGAAAATGGAATATTAGCTAGTAGTAAAATCAcaaatattgaaaatattccAGATCCTGATGAAAtggtaaaaaaatttattgagGAATTACAAAAGGAACAGGATgaagatgaaataaattcgaaggatcaaataaaagataataatcataataatataaaacatattgaAAATCATCGAATTAATAGAAATGCTAAATCAGATATGTTTCATGCAAAACAAAGATCTATTGAAGAGTATGTAGATAAATCTTTtctgtttaaaaaaaaagcatctgtaaaaaattttaattttaaaattaataaaatcaaTGAAGAAAAATCTATACACATagaaaaaaagatgataacaaattttgataaatcaGTTCAAGTCGATATAATATCtgaaaaagatgaaaaggGTTTAGACACAAAAAACAGCATAAAAATTGGTACGAAAAATGGTTATGAAAAAACAAGGGGGTGTCAAATTAAGCCAACAGAAacggaaaaaataattggcGATAAGGCTGGAAGTGGcaaagatgaaaatgacaaagatgaaaatgacaaagatgaaaataaacgCGATGACGACGAAAGCGGGAGTCCAAGAATTGACGAGGAAAGACAACGTAACATAATAAAGAGTAAAAGCTTTAATCAGTTTATCGAAAAATGCTcgaaaataatagaaaGATATATGGGGGAACAAGAAATGTTTAATGCTACACTAAACTTTGATacaaacaaatttaaaaataaatcgaaAGATTCGGAAGAttgtgaaaaattaaaacttataaataaatattattgtaaaACATATACTAATAATAGACCAATAACAGATGTAAAAacatgtaatatatatagtgaACTATTTTTAGCATCTTATGGTGCATCTGAAACAGGTTCTTATAATGACCCTGATGGGTATGTACTCGTTTGGAATAGCTTAATGAGTAATCGACCTGAATATACACTTATATCTCAATCACCTGTATGTAcatgtttatttaataagttCAATCCATATATAGTTATAGGAGGTACTTATACaggtaatatattattatgggatataagaataaatcaaaaaaaatctaTACATAAAACAATCTTATCTTCTCAAGGGCATTTACATCCTATATATTGTGCAGAAATTATAGGAACACAAAATTcacataatttaataagtaTCGATACAGATGGGAGATTATGTAATTGGTCATTGAGTATGCTTACCTATCCATCTGATATTgttgatttaaaaaaagcaaataaagaaatatcaTGTTCttgtttttcatttcaagaaggtgaaataaatacattatatGGTGGAGCAGAAGATGGTTCAATATTCCAAGCACAAATACATGGAAATAAAACTGGAATAACAGAAacttataatatacatgGTGGTCCATTAACCTCAATGCAGTTTCATCCATTCATCGAAGGAATGgaagataataatgatCTTATGTTAACTTCATCTGTCGATTGGACTTGTAAATTACTTAGTATTAAAAATCCtgaaaatgttttatttacatttgaTGGATTTGATGATTATATAATGGATATAAAATGGAGTCCTGTACATCCAGGTATATTTGCAACATGTACTAGTAACTCTAAAATACAATTATGGAATATTTCGAACGATATTGAAAATTCTTATTATGAAACTGTTCTTAATGTAAAAGcagttaataaaattgctTGGTCCTatgatggaaaaaaattaattgcTGCAGATTCAAGCGGATTCTTAACATTGTGGAATACATCTAGTGATATATATCAACCTAGATCCGATGAAATTGCAAAATTTGATAAACAAATCGAAAAACTTAAGTCCAATTATACCGAATTTGATCTTCCCGAAGTGGAAGGTGTCTaa